The region CCCCGGCAACCACCAGGGACTTGCGCGGCGCCCGGTCCGAGAGCATGCCCATGGGGCGGAGCAAGAGGGTCATCACCAGGGTGGAGGAGGCCATGACCAGCCCGGCCCGGGTGCCGCTCAGCCCCAGCCGGGCCGTGAGCATGATGGGGAGAAAGGCCCCCAACAGCGAGATGCCGCAGGCCCGGCCGAAGACGAAGGCCAAAAGCCCCCGCAGGGAGCTGTGGCGGGTGGCGCCCAGGAGGTCACCGAGGCGTTCGCTGTGGCTGGCTTGGCGTGGCGGGGGCTTATGGCCGGGGATGCAGATGAGGGCCACGGCCAGGGCGACGACGCACAGGAGGGCCAGGGTGGCAAAGATCCCCTGAAAGCCCCACAGGTCCTTGAGCATCCCCCCCACCACCGGCCCCAGACTCAGGGCGCCGTAGAAGGAGATGTCGAAGGTGCCCATGACCGTAGCCCGTTTGTGGTCCGGGGTGGCTTCGCCCACCAGGGAGAGCACCACGGGGCGGAACATGGCGCAGCCGATGCCCTGGAGCAGGCGCAGGAGGGTGATGAGGGGGAGACTGACGGTGAAGAGGTAGCAGAGGGAGACGAAGAGGTAGAGGCCGAGGCTGGCGGCGGCGACCTTCTTGCGGCCGATGCGGTCGGCCCAGGCGCCCATGAAGGGGCTGAGGACGATCTTGGAGAGGGAGTAGAGAACCAGCGGCAGTCCCAGGAGCGCTCCCCTTGCGCCCAGGCTGAAGACGTAGAGCGAGAAGAAGGCGTCGGCGATGCCGAAGCCCAAGGTGATGGCGAAGTTGATCAGGAACAGCCCCCGGAACAGGGTGCGGGTCTCCATGGTTTCTCCCCTACCCAGCCAGGAATTCCTCGAAGGCCCGGTCCTGGCAATGGATGTGTTCCAGCCAGAGGAGGCGGATGTCCGCCAACTCGTCGGGCAGCACCTCCAGCCCCCTGCCGAAGCGGGGGGCCAGTTCGGCGGTGTTCACCCAGAGGAGCTGGTGATGGAGGCGGTGCCGGGTGGCCTGGGGGAAGCCCACCAGTTCCATGTAGCGGTTCTCGGAACCGATGTGCTCCATCATGACCTCCAGGAGCCGCTCCAGTTCCCGGGTGAGGTCCGCGCCCGGTTTGCGGCGCAGCGCTTCGATCATGGCGTCCAGGTGGCCGATGATGCTCCGGTAGCGGCTGTCGCAGGCGAGCTTTCTCCCGGCGAGCCGGTGTGCGCCGGGCGGCATGCCCGCTCCCGGTTCGGTGCAGTGTCCGTAGGTGTGCAGGTCCATAATCCGTGTCCTTTGAGGAAAGAAAGCCCGTGGAGGAAGGAGGGAGAACTCCACGGGCTCCCGTGTGCCGGCCGGGGGCGGCGGCCCCGGCCGGCACACGGTTGACCGCCTTAAAACGAGTAATTGAACTTGAACCAGAATTTGTCGCCTTCGCTGCGATTCCTCGCCTCGAACTCCTTCTGGAATTTCAGGTCGAAGCTCATGTTTTTATAGAGGTATTCGATCTGCGGGCCAATGGCGAACACACGGCCTTTGCCGTAGACCTGCCCCTGGTACCCGGCATCGGCCTCGTCTTTGGTCGTCTGCTGGTAGACATAGCCGCCCATCCCAAGCTGGAAGTCCTGGGTAAAGAGATTCACCTTCTGGGAGAAGCCGTAATCCATGTGCAGTTCCTGGCCCGACTGGTAGCCGGCATCGCTGTTCTTGGTGTTGAAGTCGTACATGAACTTGCCGAAGGCCTGGAAACCGCCGTCGCCGGTGTAGGAGGCGATGAAGTTCGGTTGGATGTCCCAGTAGTTGCGGCCGGGATTGGCGACTCTGGTCTTGTCGTAGGTACCGGTGGGCATGGTGATGTCAACGCCGGTGATCAGGTGGTAATTCCTGGAGTGCCACCCCAGCATCACCGGTGCGATGGTGATATCGCCGAGCCCGCTCCTGCTGTCGCTTCCCGCCGGGGTCGCCGTATTGACGTACACGTCAACCACGGGCACCAGGATATGTGAGGAAAACGTTGCACCGAACGGATGCAGGTCGTTTGTGTACATGATCCTGGTAATATTTGCGGTGGCCCGCGCCTTGAACCCCGGCGCGGTTTCCTTGCCGCTGTTATCCAGCGATTTGCCGGCCTCGTAGAACTGGGTGTAGTTTACCAGGTGCAGGCCCGGTGGGAAGGCGTCGAGAAAGCCTTCAGAGCCGTGTCCATAGGAACTGCTGCCCCCCTCCGTTGCACATGCCGGCTGGGAGAGCACCGCACCGAACAGCATGACCAAAGCCGATGCAAGACAGCGCGCCGAATATTTTTCAGGGATGAACTTCATACGATCTCCTTTATCAACGGTTTATTGAAACGTCCGGTTCTCGCCACGCTTCGTCACTTCAAGGTTTCCAGGATGTGACGGGCCGCCATGCGGCCGCTGCCAACCGCGAAGCCGTAGGTGGTTCCCGGAGAAGCAAGCCCGTAGGAGTCGCCAAAGAGCCCTCCCACGTCGCTGCCGGTGACGTAGAGCCCCTTGATCGGCTGTTCATTCCGGTCCAGCGGCTGCATCCTGGTGTTAACGCTCACGCCGCCCACCGTCACCAGGTAGGAGAGGACTTCGCGCATGGCATACAGTTTGCCGCTCAGCTTTTTCATGAAGTAGGGGTCCTTGGCGTACTCCGCGTCATGGTTGTGTTCAGCGTAGCTGTTGTAATTTTCGATGGTCTTCTTCAGGGCGTCGGCAGGAACCTGGATCTTTGCCGCCAGCTCTTCCACGCTGTCTGCCGCATAGATGTTGCGCTTGCCTTCCGCAACATACTTGTCGAGCGCACCGTCGGCCTTGGCAAGCTTGGTACCGGCGGGGACCAGTACGCCCATGCCCCCGTCGATGCCGTCGTTCACGTAATGTTTGCGGAGGTTTTCATCGAAGATGACCCAGGCGAAACTGCCGGGCTGGCGTTCAATGGCGTTGGACTGGAGGACGAAGTTGTTGGCGATGACTTCATCGCAGAAACGTTCGCCATGGACATTGACCATGATATTCATGGGCTGCTGCCCAAGGGCGTCGAACTGCTGGTCAACCGGATTGGCGGGACCGGGCTTGCCGGAACGGACCTTGTCGTACACGGCGGTGTTCATGACGGTGCCGAGACCTTCCGTCTTGGCCCCGAGTTTCATGGCTTCGGTGAGGGCGAAGCCAACTTTGCGAAAGTTGGCGACCGAGCCGGCAAAGGTGTTTCCGACGTATTTTTTCACCAGTTCCGGGTTATCGGCAAAACCGCCGGTGGCCAGGATGACCGCTTTTGCCTTGATGCGGAGTTCGCCCTTCTTGCCCTTGGCCGTGACGCCGACAACACGCTTGTTGTCGTCGGTTATCAGGCCGATGGCCGGGGTTTCCATCAGAATTTTGACGTTGGGGCTCTGTTTCAGCTTGCCGAACAGCACCTTGACCAGGGAGGCGCCGTGGCCATCGATGACATGCCAGGTGCGAACGCCGTCGAAGGTTGTCATGGCGACTTCCTCGAAGGGCACGCCTTCATCCTGCAGCCAGTTGATCGTTTCGCCGGACTGGTTGATAAAGGCGCGCATCAGCTTCGCATTGCCTTTCCAGTGGGTGTAATCCATCTCATGCTTAAAGACCATGTCCTTGGTCAACATGGGGGGGCCATAGTAATGATCCCGCTGCATGCGGGATTCGACCCCCAGGACGCCTTCCGCCACATTGGAGGTTCCGCCGGGGAAGGGGTTCTGTTCCAGCAGGATGACCTTGGCGCCCCCCTGGGCCAGGGTCAACGACGCGCTCAACCCGGCCCCGCCGGCACCGACCACCACGACTTCGGTTTCATCGGTAAACTGCGGCGTTGCCGCGTACAGCGGAGTAGCCACCAGGCACGCCGTCATAACGACCATATTCATGAACCATGTCTTGCCGATAATTCGCATTCGGATATCTCCTCATAAGTGGTGAGTTGAAATCATGCCGCTTTCCGACCGGAGCGAAACGCCGCTATTTTTTCTCCGGGCGTTTCTCGAAGACCAGATCGGAGTGGCAACTGTTACAGTAGTTTTCCTGGGCCTTGTGCCCTTGGTGGCATTTGGTGCACTCCAGGTCTACCAGGTGATTGTCGTGGGGGTTCGGTTTCAGCCGGGCGGTCCGCTGGGCAACCTTTTGATAGGACTCGTGGCAACTGAGGCACTTTTCCCCGCCGACCGCCTGCCTGGGG is a window of Geobacter sp. FeAm09 DNA encoding:
- a CDS encoding MFS transporter; translated protein: METRTLFRGLFLINFAITLGFGIADAFFSLYVFSLGARGALLGLPLVLYSLSKIVLSPFMGAWADRIGRKKVAAASLGLYLFVSLCYLFTVSLPLITLLRLLQGIGCAMFRPVVLSLVGEATPDHKRATVMGTFDISFYGALSLGPVVGGMLKDLWGFQGIFATLALLCVVALAVALICIPGHKPPPRQASHSERLGDLLGATRHSSLRGLLAFVFGRACGISLLGAFLPIMLTARLGLSGTRAGLVMASSTLVMTLLLRPMGMLSDRAPRKSLVVAGGTAVSLLYFLIPVAAGFSQILALGVGIGLFSVLSQPASTALLVEEGSRHGMGATVGTCNAVLNLGFVSGPLLGAGLQSALGLTAVFYAAGVLGLGAALLFLLSSRSGRAPGGQRP
- a CDS encoding transporter yields the protein MKFIPEKYSARCLASALVMLFGAVLSQPACATEGGSSSYGHGSEGFLDAFPPGLHLVNYTQFYEAGKSLDNSGKETAPGFKARATANITRIMYTNDLHPFGATFSSHILVPVVDVYVNTATPAGSDSRSGLGDITIAPVMLGWHSRNYHLITGVDITMPTGTYDKTRVANPGRNYWDIQPNFIASYTGDGGFQAFGKFMYDFNTKNSDAGYQSGQELHMDYGFSQKVNLFTQDFQLGMGGYVYQQTTKDEADAGYQGQVYGKGRVFAIGPQIEYLYKNMSFDLKFQKEFEARNRSEGDKFWFKFNYSF
- a CDS encoding FAD-dependent oxidoreductase; protein product: MRIIGKTWFMNMVVMTACLVATPLYAATPQFTDETEVVVVGAGGAGLSASLTLAQGGAKVILLEQNPFPGGTSNVAEGVLGVESRMQRDHYYGPPMLTKDMVFKHEMDYTHWKGNAKLMRAFINQSGETINWLQDEGVPFEEVAMTTFDGVRTWHVIDGHGASLVKVLFGKLKQSPNVKILMETPAIGLITDDNKRVVGVTAKGKKGELRIKAKAVILATGGFADNPELVKKYVGNTFAGSVANFRKVGFALTEAMKLGAKTEGLGTVMNTAVYDKVRSGKPGPANPVDQQFDALGQQPMNIMVNVHGERFCDEVIANNFVLQSNAIERQPGSFAWVIFDENLRKHYVNDGIDGGMGVLVPAGTKLAKADGALDKYVAEGKRNIYAADSVEELAAKIQVPADALKKTIENYNSYAEHNHDAEYAKDPYFMKKLSGKLYAMREVLSYLVTVGGVSVNTRMQPLDRNEQPIKGLYVTGSDVGGLFGDSYGLASPGTTYGFAVGSGRMAARHILETLK
- a CDS encoding cytochrome c3 family protein, yielding MKCKKSGSKTSKAALFPAGALLVLLGTVFCGICVGAEGTPYLADRHTTAGLTCEDCHGAGPRQAVGGEKCLSCHESYQKVAQRTARLKPNPHDNHLVDLECTKCHQGHKAQENYCNSCHSDLVFEKRPEKK